A genomic window from Punica granatum isolate Tunisia-2019 chromosome 2, ASM765513v2, whole genome shotgun sequence includes:
- the LOC116193686 gene encoding NDR1/HIN1-like protein 10, which produces MAQPDTQTVQCSWPVRAPCEKLVFPCIKVSITTTIVFLFALFVILPNMMIPDVRIDPASSLYSFNVTSSRVDSTWNILISVKNPNKHFLVKYNNIEATMYYSNELLSRVSIHPFIQETNNRTILRALFNLTLPRANSWAARCLESDYARGETSINVNLQAGRRFGVGSLNWWIRGLDIYFSCTDLVFIFPSHGEAKISVIDDAWNNCEMGLFGYV; this is translated from the coding sequence ATGGCACAGCCGGATACACAAACTGTCCAATGCTCATGGCCAGTACGTGCTCCATGCGAGAAGCTTGTATTTCCTTGCATTAAAGTCTCAATCACCACCACCATTGTTTTCCTCTTCGCCCTCTTCGTGATCCTACCGAACATGATGATCCCCGATGTTCGAATCGATCCTGCCTCCTCCCTATACTCATTCAACGTCACTTCTTCTAGAGTTGACTCTACCTGGAATATCCTTATCTCCGTCAAAAACCCCAACAAGCACTTCCTCGTGAAGTATAACAATATAGAGGCCACCATGTACTACAGCAATGAGCTCTTATCCCGTGTTTCAATACACCCTTTTATTCAGGAAACGAACAACCGGACGATACTTCGAGCTCTCTTCAACTTGACCTTGCCAAGAGCGAACAGTTGGGCGGCCAGGTGTCTCGAATCGGACTATGCACGAGGCGAGACTTCCATCAATGTCAATCTGCAGGCTGGAAGAAGATTTGGCGTGGGTAGCCTGAATTGGTGGATAAGAGGATTAGATATTTACTTCTCATGTACTGACCTAGTTTTCATATTTCCATCCCATGGGGAGGCCAAAATCTCGGTCATTGATGACGCCTGGAATAACTGCGAGATGGGTTTATTTGGTTATGTTTAA